Proteins encoded together in one Impatiens glandulifera chromosome 1, dImpGla2.1, whole genome shotgun sequence window:
- the LOC124935419 gene encoding probable F-box protein At5g04010 produces MCNCSDPPWRALDLIASFLDPKTLALASCVSKTWQVSMSSDHLWEPLCLLHFPSISTLRTTDPSISFRRLYSIGHTSAIRRLRIFPEPLLTLNNLIFTVTAQVTKADTSRGSGVVNVVAMVARRLEPTLDGMFWFDLEINDGPWLSRRALNKIRLTWNVTLEGYGVIFTMLDCKESVGPGIDGWMSEELPSTMCCCSRLDGSSSGLVAEGQLEMKEKDGKVRAEKVGVGILSLVSWRYVGIEDGLRYLEHFLCT; encoded by the exons ATGTGTAATTGTTCTGATCCTCCATGGAGAGCTCTAGACCTAATTGCTTCTTTCTTAGACCCCAAAACCCTAGCTTTAGCTTCATGTGTCTCAAAAACATGGCAAGTTTCAATGTCCTCCGACCACCTTTGGGAACCCCTATGTCTCTTACACTTCCCGTCTATCTCAACTCTCCGAACAACCGACCCTTCCATTTCCTTCCGCCGCCTCTACTCCATCGGTCACACATCGGCTATTCGCCGCCTACGAATATTCCCCGAACCTCTTCTTACTCTCAACAATCTTATCTTCACCGTCACCGCTCAAGTCACAAAAGCGGATACTTCA AGAGGAAGTGGAGTTGTTAATGTGGTTGCAATGGTGGCGAGAAGGTTGGAACCGACCCTAGATGGAATGTTTTGGTTCGACTTGGAAATTAACGACGGGCCATGGCTATCCCGTCGGGCATTGAACAAGATAAGACTAACGTGGAACGTGACACTAGAAGGATATGGAGTGATTTTCACAATGTTAGATTGCAAAGAGAGTGTAGGACCGGGGATTGACGGTTGGATGTCGGAGGAGTTGCCGTCAACGATGTGTTGTTGTTCGCGGTTAGATGGGTCGAGCTCGGGATTGGTGGCGGAAGGGCAGTTGGAGATGAAGGAGAAAGATGGGAAAGTGAGGGCTGAGAAGGTTGGAGTGGGGATATTGAGTCTTGTAAGTTGGAGATATGTGGGAATTGAAGATGGGCTTAGGTATTTGGAGCATTTCTTGTGTACTTAA
- the LOC124935430 gene encoding probable F-box protein At5g04010, whose amino-acid sequence MSSHGMLKCPPPWKVLILVAATLDPKTLALATCVSKLWYDSLFNDEFWEPLCTLHFPAFATIHSAEPSMSFHRLYSLCRIFANRSIRRLRSIPEPILYLNDLVFTITAHIANPNTTRGGVVPFVATVARRLEPTLDTMFWFDLEIKDGVWIPREALKKTRITWNVSLEGYRAIFTMLDCKEESMGPKKVECWMSNELPSTRGFISDLEGSTSGFVAELQFEMKEEDGKVKVEKIGVGMFSVMNWRYLGVRDGLRYLKHFLLF is encoded by the exons ATGTCGAGTCATGGTATGCTTAAGTGTCCTCCACCATGGAAAGTTCTAATTCTAGTAGCAGCCACTTTAGACCCAAAAACCTTGGCTTTAGCCACATGTGTCTCAAAATTATGGTACGATTCATTGTTTAACGACGAGTTTTGGGAACCCTTATGTACTTTACACTTCCCTGCTTTCGCAACTATTCATTCAGCCGAGCCTTCCATGTCCTTTCACCGCCTATACTCCTTGTGCCGCATCTTCGCTAATCGTTCTATCCGTCGCCTCCGGAGTATCCCCGAACCTATTCTATATCTCAACGACCTTGTCTTCACCATCACCGCTCATATCGCAAACCCCAATACTACG AGAGGTGGAGTTGTTCCCTTCGTTGCGACGGTGGCGAGAAGGTTGGAGCCAACCCTAGACACAATGTTTTGGTTTGACTTGGAAATTAAAGACGGGGTATGGATACCCCGTGAGGCCTTGAAAAAGACAAGGATAACGTGGAACGTGTCACTAGAAGGATACAGAGCGATTTTCACAATGTTGGATTGCAAAGAAGAGAGTATGGGACCGAAGAAAGTCGAATGTTGGATGTCGAATGAGTTGCCGTCGACTCGGGGTTTTATTTCGGACCTCGAGGGGTCGACTTCGGGGTTTGTGGCGGAACTTCAGTTCGAGATGAAGGAGGAAGATGGGAAAGTGAAGGTAGAGAAGATTGGGGTGGGGATGTTCAGTGTCATGAATTGGAGATATTTGGGAGTAAGGGATGGACTTAGGTATTTGAAGcatttcttgttattttaa
- the LOC124919220 gene encoding DNA-(apurinic or apyrimidinic site) endonuclease, chloroplastic — protein MHCTEVSSSCLSKLVSLAVIRWNFRPVATRATGFKHVCCYSSESVKRFEQMKNTLSMKETKVKVNKFDSGIIEDGSGSVSFDMMTVQELRSKLRSVGVSAKGSKSDLISALKDFTEKTQISEVQEKPNLVLTTEMKSSRRKRNISSVKDEDMIKVLEVSDTHETKKRVKQVFTTQVPSVASGEKYSTRKSKTSTEAVDDVVPSANVDLSGDQIEPWTVFAHKKPQKGWVAYNPRTMRPLPLRTDTKSIKLMSWNVNGLRALLKLKSFSAQELAKREDIDVLCLQETKLQEKDVESIKESLLEGYENSFWTCSVSKLGYSGTAIISRLKPLSTRYGLGTTDHDSEGRLVTVEFETFYLLNAYVPNSGDGLKRLSYRTTQWDLSLSNYMKELEKSKPVVLTGDLNCAHEEIDIYNPDGNKKSAGFTDEERQSFQLNFLSKGFVDTFRKQHPGVVGYSYWGYRHGGRKTNRGWRLDYFLVSKSIADQVHDSYILPDVTGSDHCPIGLVLKL, from the exons ATGCATTGCACTGAGGTTTCATCATCCTGTCTCTCTAAGCTTGTGAG CCTTGCAGTTATTCGGTGGAATTTCAGACCTGTGGCAACCAGGGCGACGGGATTTAAACATGTCTGTTGTTATTCATCTGAGTCTGTAAAACGCTTTGAACAAATGAAGAACACCTTATCAATGAAG GAGACTAAGGTGAAAGTAAACAAATTTGACTCTGGGATTATCGAGGATGGTTCTGGTTCAGTTTCATTTGACATGATGACAGTTCAAGAACTAAGGTCAAAATTAAG GAGTGTTGGTGTTTCAGCCAAAGGTTCTAAAAGTGATCTCATTTCTGCATTGAAGGATTTCACAGAGAAAACCCAAATAAGTG AAGTTCAAGAGAAACCAAACTTGGTTCTTACAACTGAAATGAAATCATctagaagaaagagaaatatttcATCCGTTAAAGACGAAGATATGATCAAGGTTCTAGAGGTTTCTGATACTCATGAGACTAAGAAAAGAGTAAAACAGGTGTTCACAACGCAGGTTCCATCTGTGGCTTCAG GTGAGAAATACAGTACAAGAAAGAGTAAAACATCTACAGAAGCTGTTGATGATGTTGTACCTTCTGCCAATGTTGACCTTTCTGGAGATCAAATTGAACCCTGGACTGTTTTTGCTCACAAGAAACCACAGAAAGGATGGGTAGCGTATAATCCCAGAACAATGAGGCCGCTTCCTCTTCGTACTGATACGAAGTCCATAAAGTTAATGTCATGGAATGTCAATGGATTAAGAGCTTTGCTGAAGTTGAAAAGCTTTTCCGCTCAAGAACTTGCAAAAAGAGAAGATATTGATGTCTTATGCTTGCAGGAGACAAAATTACAA GAGAAGGATGTTGAGTCAATCAAAGAGAGTCTTCTAGAAGGATACGAGAATAGTTTTTGGACATGTAGTGTTTCCAAATTGGGTTATTCTGGCACTGCTATTATCTCAAGG TTAAAGCCACTTTCCACCAGATATGGTCTTGGTACAACAGATCATGATAGCGAAGGGCGGCTTGTTACTGTAGAATTTGaaacattttatttgttgaatGCATATGTACCTAATTCTGGAGATGGCTTGAAAAGATTG TCGTACAGAACTACACAGTGGGATCTTTCTCTTAGTAATTATATGAAA GAGCTGGAAAAGTCCAAACCTGTCGTATTGACTGGTGACCTTAATTGTGCTCATGAGGAGATAGATATTTATAACCCTGAT GGAAACAAAAAAAGTGCTGGTTTCACTGATGAAGAAAGACaatcatttcaattaaatttctTATCTAAAGGATTTGTTGATACATTTAGGAAGCAACATCCCGGTGTTGTTGGCTATTCTTACTGGGGTTACAGGCATGGTGGACGCAAAACTAACAGAG GATGGCGTTTGGATTATTTTTTAGTGTCAAAATCGATAGCTGATCAAGTACACGACTCCTACATCCTCCCAGATGTTACTGGAAGTGACCATTGTCCCATTGGTCTAGTTCTCAAGCTATAA
- the LOC124919219 gene encoding U4/U6 small nuclear ribonucleoprotein PRP4-like protein, producing the protein MEIDDENSITNSVSEILDAAISDSHAEATIDASQVLPLQTTNSVSPIIAPPIVPSIASTPPPLAPLPPRPPVLRPPQPQNGEIDSDSEHDNSVPAGGSTAEYEVSEHSRMIRERQEKVTQEFMLKRRAAALAVPTNDMSVRARLRRLGEPITLFGEREMERRARLRDLMARLDTEGQLEKLMKAHEDEEAVSSSAMADEEEVEIQYPFYTEGSRALLEARLDIARYSLERAAIRLKRVKRKRDDPDENVDAEIELALEQTSSLVMDCSEIGDDRPLSGCSFSNDGTILATCAFSGVAKLWSMPRLEKLTNLKGHTERVTDVVFSTTDAYVATASADRTAKLWNTEGTLLRTYEGHLDRLARIAFHPSGKYLGTTSFDKTWRLWDVETGNELLLQEGHSRSVYGLGFHHDGSLVASCGLDSLVRVWDLRSGRSILVFEGHVKPVYGVSFSPNGYHLASGGEDNSCRIWDLRKRKSLYTIPAHSNLISEVKFEPQDGYFLMTASFDMTAKVWSSKDFKPVKTLSGHEAKVTSLDVVEDGQCIATVSHDRTIKLWSSKNNNEKDKYMEVD; encoded by the exons ATGGAGATTGATGATGAGAATTCAATTACTAATTCAGTTTCAGAAATTCTCGATGCTGCTATTAGTGATAGCCATGCTGAAGCAACAATTGATGCTAGTCAAGTTCTGCCTCTTCAAACAACTAATTCAGTTTCACCCATTATTGCACCTCCGATTGTGCCCTCTATTGCCTCTACTCCCCCTCCTTTGGCCCCTCTACCGCCACGTCCACCTGTCCTTAGACCACCCCAACCtcaaaatggagaaattgactCAGATTCAGAGCATGATAATTCAGTTCCAGCTGGAGGTTCAACTGCCGAATATGAAGTTTCAGAGCACAGTCGAATGATTAGAGAAAGACAGGAAAAGGTTACGCAAGAATTTATGCTGAAGCGCCGTGCTGCTGCTCTTGCAGTTCCTACTAATGACATGTCTGTACGAGCTCGTCTCCGCCGTTTGGGTGAACCCATCACACTTTTTGGGGAAAGGGAAATGGAAAGAAGGGCTCGTTTGAGGGACCTTATGGCTAGACTAGATACTGAAGGGCAATTGGAGAAGCTAATGAAAGCTCACGAGGATGAGGAAGCTGTTTCTTCTTCCGCAATGGCAGATGAGGAAGAGGTGGAAATCCAGTATCCATTTTACACAGAAGGCTCCAGAGCATTGTTGGAAGCTCGATTAGATATTGCTAGATATTCTCTTGAAAGGGCAGCTATACGACTTAAGCGTGTTAAGAGGAAAAGGGATGATCCAGATGAAAATGTGGATGCTGAAATTGAATTGGCTCTTGAGCAAACTAGTAGCTTGGTCATGGATTGCAGTGAAATTGGAGATGATAGACCTCTTTCAGGATGCTCCTTTTCAAATGATGGGACAATACTAGCTACCTG TGCCTTCAGTGGAGTCGCTAAATTGTGGAGCATGCCTCGATTGGAGAAGCTAACTAATTTAAAAGGACACACTGAACGTGTAACCGACGTCGTCTTCTCCACCACAGACGCTTATGTAGCAACTGCCTCTGCTGACCGCACAGCTAAGTTATGGAACACTGAGGGGACTCTTCTTAGAACATATGAAGGCCATTTGGATCGCCTTGCTCGTATTGCCTTCCATCCATCAGGTAAGTACTTAGGAACAACTAGTTTTGACAAGACCTGGAGGTTATGGGATGTTGAGACTGGAAACGAGCTCCTCCTTCAAGAAGGTCATAGTAGGAGTGTTTATGGTCTTGGATTTCATCATGATGGATCTCTGGTAGCATCATGTGGACTGGATTCTCTTGTTCGTGTATGGGATCTTCGATCTGGTAGAAGCATTCTAGTATTCGAAGGTCATGTTAAACCG GTTTATGGTGTGAGTTTTTCTCCGAATGGCTATCACTTAGCCAGTGGTGGAGAAGATAACTCTTGCCGGATATGGGATTTAAGGAAGAGGAAATCTTTGTACACGATACCAGCTCATTCAAATCTCATCTCTGAGGTCAAATTTGAGCCCCAGGATGGTTACTTCTTGATGACTGCTTCATTTGATATGACGGCAAAG GTTTGGTCTTCTAAAGATTTTAAGCCTGTTAAGACGTTATCTGGTCATGAagcaaaagtaacatctctagaTGTAGTTGAAG ATGGACAGTGCATTGCAACTGTTTCGCATGATCGGACAATCAAATTATGGTCAAGCAAGAACAACaatgaaaaagataaatatatggAGGTTGACTAA
- the LOC124919222 gene encoding probable acetyltransferase NATA1-like, whose translation MAAAAAPPPSPSPAPILNMTLPENHPVGNPIFSRIRLANQLDVPHIHKLIHQMAVFERLTHLFSATESYLSATLFNQTSPPFTSFTVFILEVSSNPFPADDATAAFSPILKTVNLDLPIADPETEAFRSLGNDVVVAGFVLFFPNYSSFLAKPGFYIEDIFVRECYRRKGFGKMLLSAVATQAAKMGYGRVEWVVLDWNVNAINFYQGMGAQILPEWRICRLTGDALQAYHHNP comes from the coding sequence ATGGCAGCCGCAGCAGCACCGCCACCGTCCCCATCTCCGGCACCGATCCTTAACATGACGCTACCAGAGAACCATCCGGTAGGAAATCCGATATTCTCAAGGATTCGATTAGCGAACCAATTAGACGTTCCCCACATCCACAAACTAATTCACCAGATGGCCGTCTTCGAGCGCTTAACCCATCTCTTTTCCGCCACCGAATCGTATCTCTCCGCCACTCTCTTCAACCAAACTTCCCCTCCCTTCACTTCCTTCACAGTCTTCATCCTCGAAGTTTCCTCCAATCCATTCCCTGCCGACGACGCCACCGCCGCCTTCTCTCCGATTCTCAAAACGGTTAACCTAGATCTCCCAATCGCGGATCCCGAAACCGAAGCATTCAGATCTCTGGGAAACGACGTCGTGGTTGCCGGATTCGTGCTGTTCTTTCCGAATTACTCTTCGTTCCTTGCGAAGCCAGGGTTCTACATAGAGGATATTTTCGTTAGAGAGTGCTATAGGAGAAAAGGATTCGGGAAAATGCTTCTGTCGGCGGTGGCGACTCAGGCGGCGAAGATGGGTTACGGACGTGTGGAATGGGTGGTGCTTGATTGGAATGTTAACGCTATTAATTTCTATCAGGGAATGGGTGCTCAAATCTTGCCGGAATGGAGAATCTGTAGACTCACCGGCGATGCTCTTCAAGCTTATCATCACAATCCCTGA